From the Candidatus Poribacteria bacterium genome, the window ACCCGCAACGTTCACATCGATAGTATTCCCTACCCTCACTTGCATAAGGTTGGATGCATTCACTCCAGCACTTGGGGCAGTAGCTATGGGCTCTGTTATCTTGAGAGATTTTTCCTTTCACTTTCACGGTTTGTTCTTTCCTGGATCTCACCAGCCTCCACGTCTTCCCAAGATTATCTTCCCAAACTTCGCTTATTATATCACAATGAATACAGCAAAGCGATACCGCCCCTGGTTTCTGAGAAAGTTGATTTTTTCCTTTCAATTTATTTAGTGATCGCCTAAAATAGAGTGGTCGCGCTAGCGCGTATAGAAAGGAAGCACCAGCATGGCACGAGACATTACTCCAGACCGGATCAAGCAAGTTGACCCAGAGCAGTTAAGGCGCAATCTGTTCTATCTGTCGAAAACACCCCTGCCCTATCGGAAGTTGAATTATACTATCCCCGGTCACGCTACGAACACTTTGTATGAAGCCGACGATTTTATCCAACGAAACCTAGAATCGTGGGGATATCCGGTGGAGAAGGAAGGTGTTCAAGTCCAACCATTTGGGTGCGATACATCTAAGCCAAAAGCACACCAATACGCTTCGCCGGCTTCTGATGCACTCTGGTATACCGCCTACAACCTTTATGCGAAAAAGCAGGGCTCCGTTTATCCCGAAGAGATTATCCTGTTCCTTTCGCATAAGGATTCCCAAAGCTGGGTGGATTCCCCTGGGGCTTATGACAACGCCGCTGGTACGGTGGGAACGATGGAAATAGCACGTGTTCTGAAAGATTACCCTTCTCAACGGTCCATCTGGTTTCTGTTCTGTAATGAAGAACATAAGCCATGGACCAGTGTGACAGCGGCGCAAAACGCGAAAGCGCGAGGAGATAACCTGGTTGCTATCTTCAATCTGGATTCTCTAGGAGGCAAGTCGCAGACGGATATTGATGCGGGACGCCGGACAAACGTAACCCTCTACACGAAACCTGAAGGTGAGCGTTTTGCCGATCTGATGGCTGATGTGAACAAAATTTACGACATCGGATTAATACAAGAAAAGTTTCAGCGACAATCCCCAGGCGATGATGACGGCTCTTACATCAACGCGGGCTATCCGATAGCGGTGGCAAATCTGGGTTCATTCCCTTACGTTGATCCAAATTACCACAGAGAAACAGACATCCCTGAATACGTCGATATCCCCAATGTGTGCATGGGATTGAGGGTAGACCGCGGCGAAATATAACTGGGGTGTCGCTGTATTGGAAGTCAAGCGTTCAGGAATTCATTCGTTCATAGGTATCACTTCTGTTTTACATTTCATAAATTGGAGGCAAAAACAATGATGAAAATATCCGTCTGGGACGGAGGTCTCTCGGACAGTTATCTGAAGCAGGTTACACAATTAGGCGCAGATTGCAT encodes:
- a CDS encoding M28 family peptidase, whose product is MARDITPDRIKQVDPEQLRRNLFYLSKTPLPYRKLNYTIPGHATNTLYEADDFIQRNLESWGYPVEKEGVQVQPFGCDTSKPKAHQYASPASDALWYTAYNLYAKKQGSVYPEEIILFLSHKDSQSWVDSPGAYDNAAGTVGTMEIARVLKDYPSQRSIWFLFCNEEHKPWTSVTAAQNAKARGDNLVAIFNLDSLGGKSQTDIDAGRRTNVTLYTKPEGERFADLMADVNKIYDIGLIQEKFQRQSPGDDDGSYINAGYPIAVANLGSFPYVDPNYHRETDIPEYVDIPNVCMGLRVDRGEI